GTACGGATCGCTTCAGCACCCATAGCAGCTTTAAAGCCATCGCCGTATTCTTCACGTTTTTCACGATATTCACGTTCGGTGAGCAATTGCTTTCTTTCAAGTGGTGTATCACCACCATCAGTTACGACATAAGATGCAAAGTAGATGATCTCTTCTAGGGCACGTGGGCTCATATCAAGCACAAGTCCCATGCGACTTGGGATACCTTTGAAATACCAGATATGTGTTACCGGGGCAGCAAGTTCGATGTGACCCATGCGTTCACGACGAACTTTGGCACGTGTGACTTCAACGCCACAACGGTCACAAACGATCCCTTTATAGCTGACTTTCTTGTATTTTCCACAGGCACATTCCCAGTCTTTTGTAGGCCCGAAGATCCGTTCATCAAACAGACCGTCTTTTTCTGGTTTCAACGTACGATAGTTGATCGTTTCTGGTTTCTTGACTTCACCATAAGACCAGCTTCTGATCTTATCGGATGAAGCAAGGCCAATTTGCATACTATCGAATTTATTGACATCGATCAAAGGACCGACCTCCCTTTCCTATTTTTGAAATACTGATTGACTACTTTTCAACTTGTGTTTCTTCAGCTGCAGTGCTTTCTTTAGCACCTTTCTTTTCAGCTTCTTCTTTTTCTTTCTTAGCTTTTTCAGCTTCAGTTACTTTAGCTAACGCATCGACTTTTACGACATCATCTTCATCTTCGTCCATATCGCGAAGTTCGATCTCTTCTTTATCAGCATCAAGCACTTTCATATCCAAACCAAGTGATTGTAATTCCTTGACTAAAACGCGGAATGATTCAGGCACACCTGGTTGTGGGATCTGTTCACCTTTAACGATCGCTTCGTATGTCTTGACACGACCAACAACGTCATCAGACTTGTAAGTCAAGATCTCTTGTAAGGTGTAAGCTGCCCCGTAAGCTTCAAGGGCCCAAACTTCCATTTCACCGAATCTTTGGCCACCAAATTGAGCTTTACCACCAAGCGGTTGTTGTGTAACTAATGAGTAAGGTCCGATCGAACGAGCGTGGATCTTATCATCGACCATGTGAGCGAGTTTCATGTAGTACATGACACCAACTGCGACCCGGTTGTCAAAGGCTTCACCTGTCCGGCCATCGTAAAGTACTGTCTTACCGTCTGATGGAAGACCAGCTTCTTTTAAAGCAGCCCAGATATCTTCGTCACGTGCACCATCAAAAACAGGTGATGTGACGTGGATACCTAATTTACGTGCAGCCATACCTAAGTGAAGATCCAATACTTGCCCGATGTTCATACGTGAAGGCACACCCATTGGAGAAAGCATGATATCGATCGGTGTTCCATCTGGCATAAATGGCATATCTTCTTCTGGGATAACAACAGAAACAGTCCCTTTGTTACCGTGACGACCAGCCATCTTATCCCCAACTTGGAGTTTACGTTTTTGTGCGATATAAACGCGGACCATCATGTTGACCCCTGGAGCTAATTCGTCACCAGCTTCACGGGTGAAGATCTTGACATCTTGGACGATCCCGCCACCACCGTGAGGAACACGTAAGGACGTATCACGTACTTCACGCGCTTTTTCACCAAAGATCGCGTGTAAGAGACGTTCTTCGGCAGAAAGTTCTGTCATTCCTTTAGGTGTGACTTTACCAACTAAAATGTCGCCGTCTTTAACTTCAGCCCCGACACGGATGATACCGAACTCATCTAAGTTCTTCAAAGCATCTTCCCCGACGTTAGGGATCTCACGTGTCATTTCTTCAGGCCCAAGTTTTGTATCCCGCGCTTCAGATTCATGTTCTTCGATGTGGATCGAAGTATAAACATCTTCTTTAACTAAGCGTTCGTTGATCGCGATCGCATCTTCGAAGTTGTAACCATCCCAAGTCATGAAGGCAATCAATGGGTTTTGCCCTAAAGCTAATTCCCCTTCTTCCATTGATGGACCGTCAGCTAACACATCGTCAGCGTCAACACGGTCACCAACACGCACGATCGGTGTTTGGTTGTAGTTTTTACCACCGTTAGAACGACGGAATTTCATTAATTTGTATGTGTCAAGCGAACCATCTTCGCGACGCACCCGGATCTCACGTGCATCAACGTATTCAACGGTCCCATCATGTTCGGCGATCAAAGCATCCCCTGAGTCATGAGCTGCTTTATATTCGATACCTGTCCCAACTAATGGAGCATGTGGCTTGATCAAAGGCACAGCTTGCCGTTGCATGTTCGCACCCATCAAAGCACGGTTGGAGTCGTCGTTTTCCAAGAAAGGAATACATGCTGTAGCGACCGCAACAACTTGTTTTGGTGACACGTCCATGTAGTCGACTTTATCAACTGAGATCTCGATGTTTTCATCTTTGTGGCGCGCCATAACAACATCATCCACAAATGAACCATCATCGTTCAACGGAGAGTTAGCTTGAGCAACAACATAGTTATCTTCTTCGTCGGCTGTCAAATAGTCGATCTTATCTGTAACTTTATGTGTGTCCCAAGAAACACGACGGTATGGTGTTTCCACAAAACCGTATTTGTTGACCCGCGCATAAGTCGACAAACTGTTGATCAAACCGATGTTAGGACCTTCAGGTGTTTCGATCGGACACATCCGGCCATAGTGCGTATAGTGCACGTCACGAACTTCGTAACCAGCACGGTCACGGGTCAAACCACCAGGCCCTAAGGCTGAAAGACGACGTTTGTGCGTCAATTCACCAAGTGGGTTCGTTTGATCCATGAACTGGGATAACTGGGAGCTTCCGAAGAATTCTTTGATCGAAGCGACCACTGGGCGAATATTGATCAATTGTTGTGGCGTAACGGTTGCTGTATCTTGGATAGACATTCTTTCACGAACGACACGTTCCATTCGTGTAAGCCCGATCCTAAATTGGTTTTGTAATAATTCACCAACAGAACGGATCCGACGGTTACCTAAGTGGTCGATATCGTCAACATTACCAAGACCTTCTTGCAAATTGAAGAAGTAGCTCATAGAAGCCAAGATATCAGCTGGGGTGATGTGCTTGTATTCCAAAGGAACGTTACCGTTGCCGATCACGTTCACAACACGTTCTGGATCAACTTCAGAGTAAACTTTGATGATCTGTAACGTCATTGGTTCTTGCACAACACCTTCTTCAGACGGATGGAACGTTACCATCTTAAAGCCATCTTGTTTCAAGTAAGGTGCTAATTTTTCCATTGCGACCTTATCTAAAAGGTCGCCTTTTTTCACGATGATCTCGCCTGTTTCTGGGTCAGCTAAAGTTTCAGCGATCCGTTTGTTCAATAAGCGTGTCTTGAGATCTAACTTCTTGTTGATCTTGTAACGACCAACAGCAGCTAAGTCATAACGTTTTGGATCAAAGAAACGAGCTGTCAACAAGCTACGTGATGAATCAGCTGTCTTAGGTTCACCGGGACGAAGACGTTCGTAAATGTCTTTCAAAGCTTCTTCGACACGAGAATCATCCATATTTTTGTGGATATCTTTTTCTAACGTGTTCATCAAAGCATCGGTTTCGCCAAGCATCTCAATGATCTGAGAATCTGATTCGTAACCTAAAGCACGGATCAATTCTGTCAATGGGATCTTACGTGTCCGGTCGATCCGAACGTAAGCGATGTTTTTAGCATCTGTTTCGTATTCTAACCAAGCACCACGGTTTGGAATGACCGTTGTACCATAGTTTTCACGCCCGTTTTTATCTAATTCTGAACTGAAGTATACACCAGGTGAACGAACTAATTGTGAGACAATAACACGTTCGGCACCGTTGATGATAAACGTACCTTGCTTTGTCATCAATGGGAAGTCACCAAAGAACACATCTTGTGACTTGATCTCCCCTGTTTCTTTGTTGATCAAACGCAAAGTAACGTGTAATGGTGCAGAGTAGTTTGCATCATGTTCACGTGCTTCATCGACTGTATACTTTGGTTCTAACAATTGATAATCGACAAATTCAAGTGATAAGTTACCAGCGAAGTCTTCGATCGGCATGATGTCTTCAAACATCTCACGCAATCCTTCGTCTAAGAACCATTTGTAGGAGTCAGTTTGGATCTCGATCAAGTTAGGCAGATCTAGAACTTCCTTGATCCGAGAATAACTTCTGCGTTCACGGTGTTTGCCGTATTTTACTAAATGTCCTGCCAAGTTGTTCACCTCTCAAAATATTTACTGTAAATCGCTACTAAAACTGAAAATTTAATATTACAATTATGTTACAAATAACTTTTTGCAAAAATTTTCAGTGAATTTTGACAAAAAAAAGCAAAAACAGATCATGTTTAAAAATAAACCTCACTATTTTTGCTTCTTCGTTTGCCTGATCCGGACAATAGATCGCATCAAGCAGCTAAATTCACAGTTTTTGCATCTATATATTTTAGCAAGAAAAAACTTTCCTGTCAACAAATTTTATGATTTTTTGAAAATTATCTAGTAGCTGATAACTTAGGACTCACCTAAATGCTCTAGATAATGATATTTAATGATATCTTCATCTAAGATCGGGGCATTTTGTTGCCTAGCATATGCTCGATCCCAAGGAGTACCTTTGTGATGTGTCAAATTCTTTTTGGGGCTAGCAAATGCCCCTTGGTATTGGAGAGCACACCGACCAACGATCTCATCTACCAATTCTAAAAGTTCTTTCCGATATGGACATGCGAAGACCTTCTTTTCAAATTCGACAGAAAGTCGCAAAGTTTCTGGATGATATTTATTTGCTCTATATACCTCAACATCAACAGGTCCGTGTTCAAAAGCTACAAAGTTCGCTTTAAAAGGAACTTTCTTATATTTCTCTAAATAACTAGCATAGATATGATACAGTGTTTTTTGAAGTACAAAAGCTCCTGTCACATCATACTTTTGGAATAAATAAGCTGCAATATCCAAAGTCGTTAAACGTTGCTTTTCTGAAAGTTTAGTTAAAAACTCCTCAAAACTTTCGAGCAGGATAGCATCAGCAAAGTATGGATCCATCTCTTGTAATTCAGAAAAAGTTTTACTTGGATCACTGATCACATGCACGCTAAAACTAGCCAGCAATTCTTCTGGACTGTTTTGGATCTTTCGACTCATTTCTAAAAAGCGTTGCTTATCAGTTGTCATATAATGATACGCAAATGTCTCACCATCTCTTTTAGCTAAAGTTACAATATGGATCATACTTATAACACCTCTCTTTTTCTTTCATGTTCTAAATGAGAATAAGTATTTTGTTGAACATCTCGACTATCCCAGATCTGTAATTTCCAAGGAAAACTATGTTTATTAGGATACATATAACAGTGCACAGCATGATATTTTTCTAGATCACGTTTAACATAGCGGAAAATATGACGCTGTTTCTTTTTACTTTCTAGCAATGCTAAAATTTCAGATAATTCATCCCGTGCATTCGGTAAAATGATCCTAACGCCAAAGATGTCATTTAAACACTTATCCAAAGGTAATGTTCCTAAATCTTTTTCCTTACGTGCATAATGTTTTAGCTTAGTGTAAATAGTATCATCGATCTTCACTCGATATCTAATATTATACTGGACAGAGTAAATAAATAGATCTGATTCGATCAGATCTCGCGAAGTATTAATAAACTTCGTGTAACTTGGAATAATGTTGTAGACAAGTTCTTTATCTTCAAGGATCTTACTAACGCCTAGCTTCATAAAATTATATCGACTTAAATCTACATTTTCTGCAAAAGCTAGCGTAAATCTTTCATTCAAATTCCAAATATCATCGATCAAAGGTGCTAATAGCTCAACAGCTCGCAAAATTTCACATCCTCTAAGTGTTTTCTCCACAACTCTATTTTTTCTGTAGCTTAACACTTAGAAAAAGCGATTACAACTTCAATTATTTAGCTTGATTAGGTTATCTAATATATTTAAGCTAAGATCTGCTCCACCTGGGCCAACGAAGCAACTTCCCAATCTATTTTGAGATCTGGCGTCGCCGTTTGTTTTTTAGGATTGAACCACAGCGTATCGATCCCAGCATTTTGTCCGCCTAGCATATCTGAGCTCAAAGAGTCGCCGATGATCAAAGCATGCTCTTTATCAAAATCTTTGATCTGTGCAAATGCTCGTTCAAAAAAGAGCGGTGACGGCTTTTGCGCGCCTAATGTCTCTGAGACAAAAACATCTTTGAAATAATGTGTAAATTTAGCTGCGCGTAGCCGTTTTTCTTGGATAAAGCGCACCCCATTCGTTACGATATAAAGTTCATAACCGCGAGCATTCAAATTCTCAAGTAAAGCTTTTGCACCTTCGACTTCTTGGTGTCCTTCAGCTAAAAAGTTGAGATAGCGCTCATTTAAACTGTTATTTGGTAATTCTTTTTGAAAATATTCTTTGAAGAAAGTCGGAAAGCGCGTCGCCATCAATTCATCTCGGGTGAGCTCACCTTTTTCCAATTTTTCCCATAAACTTTGATTGTACGTAGCATACGCAGTTTTAACGGTCGTCGTTGGTGCGATCCCCACTGAATCAAATAAGCGGTCGAGTGCTTGATCTTGGGCCGCATGAAAATCAAGTAATGTGTCATCCACGTCAAATAGTAATGTCTGATAGCGTCTCATCTAGTTCCATCCTTCTTGTTTTTTGCTAGTTTAGCATAAAGTTTTGGCTAATGGTATTATTTTTTCTTAGTCGCCAGTGCCAGTGCAGTCAAAATAACTGAACTCAGATTTTCAAGATCGATCGCCTGACCATCTTCAAATTCTTTGATCAAAACTTGCCCGATCGCTTCTGTCACTGAAACTGCTACGCCTGCACTGATCGTTCCACCAACGATACTGCCAGCACCTGGAACGAGTTTGAACAGATTACCTGCTAAACTGCGACCCATCGTTGTAGCAAAAGTTGCTTTGAGCACACCTTGGACCATCCCTTTTGAAACTTTTTGACCATAAGCGCGGTAGATCTGGACGATCATCCCTGTTTGGATCGGCATCAAAGCAACGGCATCAGCAAATGGGATCGGCGTCAAAGCGACTGTTGCCGCCCCAAGCGCAGCTGTGTGTACGGCCTTTTGGGCTTTTTGCTTTGTTTTTCATAAAAAAACCTCCGTCGATTTTTTATTACCTATATATAGTATAGGCGAAAAAATAGCAGTCAGCTCTTTTTTTGCATAAAAATCATTTCTACTCGTGTTTTCGATCCTTTCTCATTTTTTGATACAATGTAACAAGTCAAGCGATACTGATGACTCACTCCATATTATATGGATTTTTTAGAAAGGACAGACTGATGGATCAACTTAAAACTTTGGGGCTCACTAAAGAGCAATTCCAAAATTTTGCAACTTTAAAAAAATTTCCCGCTAAAACGACGTTGCTCTATGAAGGAGAGATCGCTACCAAAGTATTTTTTATCAAAAAAGGAGCGTTACGCCTGTGGAACAATAACGATGGCAATGACATCACCGTCCAATTTTTCTTTGAAGACCACTTTGTCGCTTCGTTTGAGAGCTTTCAAACTCAGACTCCAAGCAAATTTTCTTTAGAGTGTTTAGAAGATTGCGAACTTTTTGTCTTAGAACGCACGACACTAACAGCGCTATTTTCTAAAGACCCATTTTTAAAAGAACAGATGCTCACTTTGATCACACAGCGTTTCACTGACTATATCGACTATTTTTTGTCACGCCTCAAAAATACCCCCGAAAAACGTTACCAAGAATTAAAAGCAAAACGGCCTGATATTTTAGCACGTGTCCCCAACTACTACATCGCTTCGTATCTAGGGATCACCCCCGTTTCTTTGAGTCGGATCAAAAAAAGAGTCGGCGATTAACATATGTTAATTTCAATTATTTCTTTTTGGGATAAGATGAACTCATCAAAACAAAAAGAGGTAATTACTATGAAAACATTGATCGTATATAATCATCCTTACTCTGGCAGTTTCAATCACGCTTTACTTGAAGCTGTGATCGCAGGCGCTAAAAAAGCTGGTCATGAAGTCGACGTCATCGATCTAGATCAAGATCACTTTGATCCAGTGATGACTGGGAAAGACCTTTTAGCTTTTCGTGACCATCAAGTGCTCGATCCTCAGGCTAAAGATTACGTGGCGCGCTTACAAGCAGCCGATCACTTAGTTATGCTCTTTCCGATCTGGTGGGAATTGATGCCGGCGCTGACAAAAGGCTTTATCGATAAAGTGATCTTTCCTGGGGCAGCTTATGAGTATACCGCTTCAGGGTACGGGATGCGCACACTTTTACCAAAACTACGCTCAACGACTGTGATCACGACGATGAACACGCCTAAACTCGTCTACCGGTTTGTCTTTGGCAATGCGATCAAACAAGCCTTGCTCAAAGGAACGTTCAAAAAAACAGGCATGAAAAATATCAAGTGGTTCAACTTGACGATGGTCAAAAATAGCACCCAAGCCAAGCGTAAAAAATGGCTCACTCAAATCGAAGAACACTTTGCTAAAAAATAAAACTTCCCGTTAGGCCAGTGTTTTGGCCTAACGGGAAGTTTTGTGGATATAAAGATAATTTTAATACCCTCTAAATCTACTGCTCTAAGGGGATCAGGTTATCTTTAAGCTATTTCTTCAATTGTGATCTTCTTTTAACGACTCCTAAGGTTCCTAAAGCACTTACAAGTAGAGCACCTAAGAATGTGATCCAACTCTCAGAACGAGCACCTGTTTGCGGTAATGGCGCTACAGTTGCAACAGAGTTCTTTTCTAATGAAGTTGTTTGAGCTACATTTTTATCCAAAACTTTTTTCTGCTTATCACTTACTGTTTGAACGCCTTGATCAGGTGTTAGGGTTTCATGATAAACATCAGTGACATTACTTTGTCCTTTAGTTTTTGCTTGCACATTTGGAGTTGAACTTGTATCTGGATTTTTAGTTTCTGTTTGTTCAACTTTATCCAAAAGATGTTCTGTCTTTTCACGAGCTGACAGTTGCTCATATTGTTTCTTTAAAGCCTCTGCTTTTTGTTGTTTAGTAGCTAAAACAGCCTTAGCTGCCTCATAACCATCATTTAAGATCGCATAAGTCGCTTTAGTTTTTTCTAAATGTTCGTTAGCAACATCAAGTTCTGCCTGAGCTTGTTCTAAGGCTTTACCAGCTAGACGATAGCTTTCCAATTTACTTTGAAGTT
This window of the Ligilactobacillus faecis genome carries:
- the rpoB gene encoding DNA-directed RNA polymerase subunit beta, producing MNNLAGHLVKYGKHRERRSYSRIKEVLDLPNLIEIQTDSYKWFLDEGLREMFEDIMPIEDFAGNLSLEFVDYQLLEPKYTVDEAREHDANYSAPLHVTLRLINKETGEIKSQDVFFGDFPLMTKQGTFIINGAERVIVSQLVRSPGVYFSSELDKNGRENYGTTVIPNRGAWLEYETDAKNIAYVRIDRTRKIPLTELIRALGYESDSQIIEMLGETDALMNTLEKDIHKNMDDSRVEEALKDIYERLRPGEPKTADSSRSLLTARFFDPKRYDLAAVGRYKINKKLDLKTRLLNKRIAETLADPETGEIIVKKGDLLDKVAMEKLAPYLKQDGFKMVTFHPSEEGVVQEPMTLQIIKVYSEVDPERVVNVIGNGNVPLEYKHITPADILASMSYFFNLQEGLGNVDDIDHLGNRRIRSVGELLQNQFRIGLTRMERVVRERMSIQDTATVTPQQLINIRPVVASIKEFFGSSQLSQFMDQTNPLGELTHKRRLSALGPGGLTRDRAGYEVRDVHYTHYGRMCPIETPEGPNIGLINSLSTYARVNKYGFVETPYRRVSWDTHKVTDKIDYLTADEEDNYVVAQANSPLNDDGSFVDDVVMARHKDENIEISVDKVDYMDVSPKQVVAVATACIPFLENDDSNRALMGANMQRQAVPLIKPHAPLVGTGIEYKAAHDSGDALIAEHDGTVEYVDAREIRVRREDGSLDTYKLMKFRRSNGGKNYNQTPIVRVGDRVDADDVLADGPSMEEGELALGQNPLIAFMTWDGYNFEDAIAINERLVKEDVYTSIHIEEHESEARDTKLGPEEMTREIPNVGEDALKNLDEFGIIRVGAEVKDGDILVGKVTPKGMTELSAEERLLHAIFGEKAREVRDTSLRVPHGGGGIVQDVKIFTREAGDELAPGVNMMVRVYIAQKRKLQVGDKMAGRHGNKGTVSVVIPEEDMPFMPDGTPIDIMLSPMGVPSRMNIGQVLDLHLGMAARKLGIHVTSPVFDGARDEDIWAALKEAGLPSDGKTVLYDGRTGEAFDNRVAVGVMYYMKLAHMVDDKIHARSIGPYSLVTQQPLGGKAQFGGQRFGEMEVWALEAYGAAYTLQEILTYKSDDVVGRVKTYEAIVKGEQIPQPGVPESFRVLVKELQSLGLDMKVLDADKEEIELRDMDEDEDDVVKVDALAKVTEAEKAKKEKEEAEKKGAKESTAAEETQVEK
- a CDS encoding Panacea domain-containing protein, whose protein sequence is MIHIVTLAKRDGETFAYHYMTTDKQRFLEMSRKIQNSPEELLASFSVHVISDPSKTFSELQEMDPYFADAILLESFEEFLTKLSEKQRLTTLDIAAYLFQKYDVTGAFVLQKTLYHIYASYLEKYKKVPFKANFVAFEHGPVDVEVYRANKYHPETLRLSVEFEKKVFACPYRKELLELVDEIVGRCALQYQGAFASPKKNLTHHKGTPWDRAYARQQNAPILDEDIIKYHYLEHLGES
- a CDS encoding YjjG family noncanonical pyrimidine nucleotidase produces the protein MRRYQTLLFDVDDTLLDFHAAQDQALDRLFDSVGIAPTTTVKTAYATYNQSLWEKLEKGELTRDELMATRFPTFFKEYFQKELPNNSLNERYLNFLAEGHQEVEGAKALLENLNARGYELYIVTNGVRFIQEKRLRAAKFTHYFKDVFVSETLGAQKPSPLFFERAFAQIKDFDKEHALIIGDSLSSDMLGGQNAGIDTLWFNPKKQTATPDLKIDWEVASLAQVEQILA
- a CDS encoding Crp/Fnr family transcriptional regulator → MDQLKTLGLTKEQFQNFATLKKFPAKTTLLYEGEIATKVFFIKKGALRLWNNNDGNDITVQFFFEDHFVASFESFQTQTPSKFSLECLEDCELFVLERTTLTALFSKDPFLKEQMLTLITQRFTDYIDYFLSRLKNTPEKRYQELKAKRPDILARVPNYYIASYLGITPVSLSRIKKRVGD
- a CDS encoding NAD(P)H-dependent oxidoreductase — translated: MKTLIVYNHPYSGSFNHALLEAVIAGAKKAGHEVDVIDLDQDHFDPVMTGKDLLAFRDHQVLDPQAKDYVARLQAADHLVMLFPIWWELMPALTKGFIDKVIFPGAAYEYTASGYGMRTLLPKLRSTTVITTMNTPKLVYRFVFGNAIKQALLKGTFKKTGMKNIKWFNLTMVKNSTQAKRKKWLTQIEEHFAKK